The Gadus morhua chromosome 10, gadMor3.0, whole genome shotgun sequence genome segment acatacatcaacacacacactcacagacacacacgaaaaacacacacacacaggcgtccgcacacacacgcaaacagaaacaagcacacgtacacacagaaacacaacaatgcacacacaaacccacagtaACAAATTCAACAATACACGCACAGtcgctcacatgcacacacacacgcactgttgGCCCTCAGGGAATGCTTTCCCTGAGACCAGGGGGTCCTGATCTGTCCCCGGGTTagtcccccccgccgccacgcTGGCAGCCTTCAGTACACCAGCGCACGACTCTGGATCCTGCAGCCCAAGTGGTGGCCATAAATCATAGTGGTGGAGCGACGTTGCCTTACCCAGCGGGCTTTATTGAGGTGCCGGGCTAGGAACCACCACCTGGAGACGAGGttgatgagacacacacacacacacacacacaaacacacgcacacacacacatacatatacgcaagtctacacacacacacacacacacacacacacacacacacacaaacacacacacacacacacacacatatgcacacacacacacacacacacacacacacacacactctcacatgcacacgcacgtctGCACGCACTCACATCTGCACATCTGCGGTGACAGATGCATCAAGTGACAAAGGGACATCCTCAACAGAGGGAGTATTGTGAGCTGCTGTGAGGAGCTGACCGCTGGCGAACGAGAAACACATCGGATGAGTTGATTATCGTGAATAAAAGTGATCAACCGTGAGCTGGGGTCAGAgactctctctccacccccccccccccccccccccccccccccccgccccccgatgGACAGTCCAGGGGGGTCTTAGCAACACACTCACCATACAACATACACTCCAGCTTCTTCCGGTCGATCCGAAACCTCTCCTCCATCTGGTCCGGGTCTGAACCCCGCCCCTGAAGGCCCTGGTCCTCCGAGGTCGGCCCCGTTGCCTTCCTCcttccgtcctcctcctcctcttcctcatcctcttcatcctccctctctggcAGAGTGGAGGTCTGGTTGTGGTTTTGGTCCTGTTTCTGGTCCTGTTCCTGGTCCTGTTTCCGCTCCTGGTCTTGGTCCTGGTCTTTGACCTGGtcctggttgtggttgtggttgtggttttgGTCTtggttctggtcctggtcctggtcccggccTTGGTTCCGGACCTGGTCCTGATCCTGTTTCTTGTTGTGGGTTTGGTTCTTCTTCTGGTCCTGTTTCTGGTCCGGTTCCTGGTCCAGTTTCCGGTCCTGGTCTTGGTCCTTGTCTTTGACCTGGtcctggttgtggttgtggttttgGTTTTGGTCTTGGTTCTGGTCCTGGTACTGGTCTTGGTCCTTGTCTTTGACCTGGtcctggttgtggttgtggttttggttttggtcttggttctggtcctggtcctggtcttggTCCTGGTCTTTGACCTGGtcctggttgtggttgtggttttgGCCTtggttctggtcctggtcctggtcctggtcttgaTCCTTGTTCTGGACTTGGTCCTGGTCTTGTTCCAGATCCTTGTCCCTGTCATGGTTCTGGTAGTGGGTTTGGTTCTTCTCCTGGTCCATtttctggtcctggttctgtCTCTGGTCCTCTTCCTGGTTCTCTTGAACTTGGTCCTGTttccggtcctggtcctggtcctggtcctggtcctgttcctgttcctgaTCCTGGTTCTGCTCTTGAACTTGGTCCTGGTTCTTGTCTGGGCTGTGAGTGATGCTGGGCTCAGGTTGAGGGTCTGAGCCGGGTCCTAAGCTAGGTTCTGAGTCAGGCTCCTGTGGCTCTACCCTGGCCGCGGATGGAGCACTGCCCTCCGTGGTGCTGGTGGCCATAGCAGGACGTGAAGCCCCCGTCAGTGGGAGGGTGTTTTGGTGTGAGAGGCGCTGTTCAGAGTgggggacagaggggtggaAACAGGCGCTATAGCCCTGTCGAACAGCCCCGCCCCAAGGTCAGATCTAGCCCTTCACTCTCTGGTTTACTCTATACTCTCACTTTCTGCATTTgcgctctctatctctgtttgtgtgtctctctctccctctgtctctctctctctctctgtgtgtgtgtctctctctctctctctctctctctctctctctctctctctctctctctctctcgatgtctctctctccctctgtctctctctctctctgtgtgtgtctctctctctctctctctctctctctctctctctctctctctctctatctctctccctctctctctctctctctctctctctctctctctctctctctctctctctctctctctctctctctctctctccctctctctctcgatgtctctctctccctctgtctctctctctctctctgtgtgtgtctctctctctctctctctctctctctctctctctctctctctctctctctctctctctctctctctctctctctctctctctctctctctctctctctctctctctctctcttcgcctctgtctctctctcggtctcaccCTCAGTCTATATCTCTTTgtctggccctctctctctctgtccctccctctcagcctatttctctctctctctctggtagaGAGTggtgtctcaccctctctctccattctttcaccactctctgctctctctctttctctctagatTTGGTTAAATTAAGAAAAACGTTGGTGTGAGAAAATAGTATTTTACTGTGACTTTCACCGTGACATTCACACTGACTTGTGAAAGTATTCATGTTTTACTCTGCTCAAATCTATGCCCAGGGACCTACTGTATTGATCCGTTGTGTTGATGTTCACATTGATCGACGATACAGATGTCCAGGTTGAAATACTGTATTGATCTCCTGTATTGATGAACACATTGTCCAACACTGAAGACAGTACCCAGCCTCTAAAGATAACTCTGACTAACGCTGACTCAAATGAACGTGTCTTTTCTCTAAGCAAATaatcaggaccccccccccccccccccccccccattcaagttgtggaggaagacagagattgagcgcacacatgaacaaacacatgcacacacaccacacaaccctAAGGAGGTAAACCTCatttgtctgtatgtatgtgtgtgcgtgtgcatgtatatgtgtctgtgtgcgtgtgtatatttgagtgtgtgtatctgtgtttgtgtgtatgtttgagtgtgtgtgtctgtgtgcgtgtgtatgtttgagtgtgtgtgtttgtgtgctgtgtatgtttgcgtgcctgtttttttgtgtaagtgtgcatgtgtgtgcatgtgtatttccatgtgtatttctatgtgtgtgtgcgtatagtgtgcatgtatgtgtgtgtgagtgtgtttgagacGGGGGTATCTTGGGATAAAGAACCTGCTCCAACAACAAGCCCGGTGCACTGTTGGCCGTCATCGCCCCGGCAACCAGTTCGTTCACAAACACGCCGGCGACGAGAGTCATAAACTTTAGGggactggggagggaggggtgatggATAGATGAGGAATAAAAGGTCTCAGTTTGTCCCTGAACCCCCTCAacacccccttctctcccccaacTCCACACTTTCCCAGAACATACGTGAGAAATccaattgtaaaataaaatggcTAAAGTCATATAAAGTCACatgtttgaatttatttttgtatCCTCTCTAGGTCAGTGGTTCCACACATCTGGCTTAGTAAGGGGAGCCAGTGGCCCCTTTGTCCACAATGATCACTGCAAATGCCGTTAATGCTACCTACCGGTGGGTTTATTTAGCAAACTCGAGATAACACCAAACATCCACTGTTTTGTGTTATCTTGTGTTATCAAAATTTGATGGAATGTACATactattttctaaatatcaaaaaaacattgactgaaagatatttattatttattttcgatTATCTATTTCATTTTTCCTATCTTTGTAATTTCTTCTATTTCGGGAAGCAAATCCCACGAACTACCTGCAGTACCCCTGTCTACCAGAGGGTGAAAGACCCTTTTCAATGGCCTGAGGAGGATGGTCTGTTAATGCTGctgtgttgccatggaaacagacCATCAATAAAAGTGGGTGGGAGCAGTTCCAGTAAGGAGTCGCCCCCCAACACCCACACGCATTGAATTGCACACCCTGTGGGTCAAATAGTGACGCTGAAGTATAGTCCTCCGAACTAAACTTCTGCGTCACTATTTGACCCATGCAATTgaatagtcacacacacacacacacacacacacacacacacacacacacacacacacacacacacacacacacacacacacacacacacacacacacacacacattgacacaacacATGAACCTTGGTTTGCTAAAGGGAAGCAGTCACGCCGAATGTTCCAACCTATGTGCTAAATATCTTCTCATCACTCATCGAAATGAGACAccgacatagacagacacacagacagagcagCTAAATGTTCTTTCCAAATGTTCTGAAAGAGGGCACCGTATTCCTCCGGCACATCTATCATGATATTTTTTAAGGAAACCCAAACTACTTAATCTATGGTTAAATCAATGTAAACGGCTTACGTTGGATATGGTACATTACCCCCGAACACCGCTGGGGGGCGACGCCGCTCCATGCTTGTGGTTTCGTTGCGTCATCGTAGTAGTACCGCTTCCGGTATGGTGTGTTTCCAAAATAACTCGTGATTCGGACAGCACAGGTCAACAAGACGAGCGATTCAAACCATCTCCCCAACGGATTAGGACGCCACCCCAGCTGTTCTAAAGATGGAGCCTCTTTAGACCTCCTTGTGGATCATCATGTGGAGGCTCCAAGGCTTCTTTAGTAGAGGTGAGTAGTGGCAACCATTGCTCCCCCCGTCCCTCACACTACTAGGACTGGTTATGGAACTCTCAGctgtattattttcttttcttaagCATATTTCGTGTTTTTTTATGATGCATTTCTAAAGCAAAACCGTTTAATGACTATATCGCGCCTTGAACCCACGGCACAGTAAGATAGAACCAATATATGTAGGACCTTGTGCACATGTTTATGAATATGACACCTTTCTTATGTTATACTTCTTATAAAGCATATACCGTATATGCTTTATAATATGTTATGCAATATGGTAATATTGTATGTTACCATATTGGTTATCAATATTGCTATGTAATCTGCAAACTGCCAAATCGAGCGATCTGACATATGTTGCATtctgtcaccacacacacacacacacacacacacacacacacacacacacacacacacacagtactccacaggtgccatggcaacgcccCCTTACGGCTGTCCCAGAACCACTGTGTGGAGGACGAGGTCGTCAATGGCTCCAATCTCCTCTCCAACTCTCTGAACACAACTGACAGCAGGTAGGctgccccaaccccccctcatcTGCAcccccccaacaaacacacacagacacacacaaacacagtaaacTGTAATAATGAGAATAGAAAGTAGTGCTTGCTGCttactgtgtgtttttttgcccAAGGAAGGCAAGGGTTCATTAGAAGTGCAGGGCCTACTATTTTTGTTGACAAATGGCATCCTCATAGCGGAAGTCACTCTCATCTATGAACTCCTCACCCCTCGTGAGGAAGCTGTAcaccccctcttcctcatcctcacaGTGCCTTTCAGCTgtctcagccctctctctctctctctgtctctgtctctctctcgctctccctgtctgtcggtctgtctgtctgcctatctctgtctctcgctcagtACATGCTAGTAGACACTAGACAGACTAGCTACTCTGTCGGTTGAGACCCCCGCAACTGTGATGCGATTTGTGATTATTGGTCATTCATTTAAATCAATACcttcaaatgttattgtatatAACTCTGCTGAACACCCCATCATATTTCAATGTTGCATTCAAATAAGGTTTTACAAAATATAGTGTTTTGTTTTCGTTCTGAAATCGAAGAATGGTTGAAAATAATCAGAATAGATGACTTCATGCTTCAATAAAAGGAATCCTTCTACAACAAAACAAATCCTTAGTCTCagctctcgtgtgtgtgtaatgatggGGAAAGAGTAGCAGGTGAGTAGGCCAGGCCTTGTGTCATGGCTGTGCGTGTtcaccttcctcttcctgctcttcctcagctcccagagagaaaaagatggagggaaggggaggaaaCAGAAGACCTCACGCTTCTGCCACACTGAGCTCCCTCGCTACACGGCTCTGGATGCCGTGGGATGGGTAGGAGCCCTATGCATATCAAACATCTGCATCCTACAAGTACAAATGTCACACCCTGCATCCTTCAGTCTGTACCTGCACACTGTATCTGTACCTGGTAATGTGTTTCCTATAGACGCGGTTATTGACTGGTAATGTGTTTCCTATAGACGCGGTTATTGACTGGTAATGTGTTTCCTATAGAAGCGGTTATTGACTGGTAATGTGTTTCCTATAGAAGCGGTTATTGACTGGGTATGTGTTTCCTATAGAAGCGGTTATTGACTGGTTATGAGTTCCTCTACAAGAGGTGGTTGATTGGTCATGTGTCTTCTCTCCCCAGGGGGCCGCGGCTGCCCTGCTGATGCAGATCTGCAGGCGGCTCCACTCCCAGTGGTCCTCGGGGCCCGAGGCCGGCCCCGGCCCAGCCACCGGGCCAGGAGCCTGGGCTTCTCCCGAGGCGCTGCACAAGTGTGGCTACCGAGTCCTGCTGGAGATCTGTGAGTGAACGGCCGTACCGTCCGTACGGTCCACACACCAATCCATTCAGATAAATGGGTCGTTTGCATTAGAGTGTGGATTCTGACGTTGTGTGCTGCTTCTCCTGTAGTGTCCAAACCAGACGCCTTTCccagagcgggggggggtctgtgtatGCACATTTTGCCAGAGGGACAAGGCCAGGCTCAGCCTCAGCTCCACAACTTCAACagtagcagcagaagcagcagcagaagcagtagAAGCAGCGAAGACCTGGTGCACTTTTCCATCGACAGTCTTCGATCTGACCACCAGAGGGCGGACTTGGGTCACGATGGTTCTAGACAAGGTTTGCTTATTTTCATCCAATAACTAACCCTAACATTCAGAGGGCAGAGTGTGggctcttttcttttctttaacgGTTCTATTACTTTTTTTCTTGAACGACAGAACCTCAATCCCCATCTTCATCCGCGCACCTTGAGCAAGATCTCCCGGTGTTTAACGGCACCCAGACGCCTGGAGACGACGGCCCGGTGGGTTAACGTCCTGCTTTAGTGTTCAGTCCGGGTCTCACCGACCGTTACATATCTAACCTCGTCCCCTCTGTGCCGGTGTTCCTCAGGAGGTgttgagtgggggggaggggctgatggAGGCCGCCTCCACCCTGGGCCACGTGGGACACTCCAGCGTACCGGTGGTCCTGAACATCATCGGTGAGGAACGCCCGTTCCTGGGATCCGACCCGCTCACTGGTTATTATGGGATATGAGGAGCTCCTGGCTCAGACTCAATCATTGCTCTGGTTGGGCATTCCTGGCCTTAAAGGGTGCATTAAGAATAAACCAAAAATTCTCAACAATGCCTCTCGACTCACAAAAACCGATGACCCTAGTTGTTTGAGCAtgtaataaatagttaaaaCCGGCACATCATAAAACAATATCGCATCCAAAATACTGCAACATCGAATTTTTCCGATGTCACCCGTAGTCACAAAGCCGTTGATGAAGAGGCCGTGTCTCAGGGAGGGCTGAGAAATCCCAGTTCCTTAGCAACACAGCTTCATCTCATGTGTTGCCCCCCAGCGCCAGAGGCCTTGAATGATTACAGCCCTCCACCGTGTGGTCtgacatctctctccctctctctctctctccctctctctctctccctctctctccccccccccaggcctggaCAGCGCCCAGACCCAGCGCCACCAGCAGGCCTTCCCCTGCttcgcggcggcggcgcggcgcGGCTACAGCCAGGCCCAGTACAACGCGGCCGTGTGCTGGGAGACGGGGCGCGGCGTGGCCCAGGACACGGAGCAGGTGGGCGCTGAACTCCCGCTGTACAGACCCCACAGTGGGGGGGTCCAGGGTGGAACTGCTCCCTACTGTTacccaggggaggagggggtgcggGTTAGCGCTGGGCTGAAGGAGCTCAAGTGAAAGGCCCCAGCTTTGTCAGTACATAAAGTACACACAGTGTCCTTCCACCAGCCAATGGAGGACCGATTTGAGCATTTTGCAGGTAAAAACCTTCAGCCTTGCGTATTAAAACAGTTGTTTGGCTGGTCGATTTGTTCCACTCTGGTGGTAAGAATACAAattttaaaagttttttttggaCCCAGAGTATATTGCTATATTGTCTGTAAATTTGTTGTTATTCACCAATACAATTCTTCAAATATCTGACTAAGAAGGCCGTTATAATGGCCGTGTGCGTGTTACCATGTTTCAGACCCTAAGGAAAATAAAGAATTAACAAACTTgatgagtaaaaaaaatattatttgattTGGTTGACATT includes the following:
- the dele1 gene encoding death ligand signal enhancer, translated to MWRLQGFFSRVLHRCHGNAPLRLSQNHCVEDEVVNGSNLLSNSLNTTDSSSQREKDGGKGRKQKTSRFCHTELPRYTALDAVGWGAAAALLMQICRRLHSQWSSGPEAGPGPATGPGAWASPEALHKCGYRVLLEILSKPDAFPRAGGGLCMHILPEGQGQAQPQLHNFNSSSRSSSRSSRSSEDLVHFSIDSLRSDHQRADLGHDGSRQEPQSPSSSAHLEQDLPVFNGTQTPGDDGPEVLSGGEGLMEAASTLGHVGHSSVPVVLNIIGLDSAQTQRHQQAFPCFAAAARRGYSQAQYNAAVCWETGRGVAQDTEQALHYYWLAAAGGHAQAQYRYAKLLLTSRRQPDPHEWSAAVRLLELSAASGLTEAQVFLGSVFSQEAVVDGRKAVHYLKMAAKSGDGRALLHLGRCYDRGFGVRQSSALATGFYERAARAGNSQAQGLLRLRREDEAALRSIRSSPCFFGVSRLHLHHHQQQQQQQQPLVTPRITSTIAAHPHLAAGLTHSWSTGSLASTTSQPLHLHLLPQGGGGPSRWTLGV